The genomic interval GGACTGATTTCCCGTCCGGACCGCCCATGGCGGGATCAGCTTCCCGGCACGTCCAGCCTGCCGATGCGCACCGCGCCCCGGGTCTCCCCCGGATACGCGCTGGTCAGCGTGAGCCGGAGCCGTGAACCGCGGAGGGCGTCGAAGGTGATCACCGTGGGCTCGCCGGAAGCGGTGGCCCAGGTGACGGAGGCGCCCTCGACCGGCACGTACCGCGTCCCGTCCCATACCGCGGCCTCGACGGAGGCGGGCAGGCTGTGGGTCGCGCTCAGAGTGAAGGAGATCTCCGCCCGGTCGAAGGTCCTGGTCCGTCCGTAGTCCACCGCGACCCAGTCCTCGGCCCGCGCGCCGCTGAAGGCGGGCAGCAGGGCGGTGGCGGCCTTGCTGAAGGCGTTGGACCAGCCGGTGGCGGGGTCGCCGTCGAGCATCGCGGCCGGGAGGGTGTCCGGGCGGCCGGAGTAACTGGCGTCCGCCGTGGGGTGGTTCGCCGGGGCCGGATGATCGGGGGCGAAGACGGCCGGCTCGGTGAAGGCGGCCGAGCGGGACGGGGTGGTACGCACCTTCGCGGTACCCGCCCGCAGCCCGTCCGCGCGCGCCGTCACCTTCAGGACGCCCGGCTCGGTTCCGGCCCGCACGATCGCGAGGGCCTTGCCGTGGAAGGCGGTGCGGGTACTGGCCTGATAGCGCTCGGCGCTCTCCTCGCGGCCGTTGTCGAGCCCGGCGAGCGAGCCGCCGCTGACCGCGAAGGAGATCAGGTGCTCGGCATCGGGCACCACCACTCCACGGGCGTCGACGACGTCCGCGGTGACGAAGACCAGTGAACGGCCGTCCGCCGCGAGCGATGTGCGGTCGGCGGTGAGGCGTACGGCGTGGGGCCGGCCGGCCGTGCGCAGCACGTCGGTGGCCACCGTCCTGCCGTTCCTCCTCGCCACCGCCTTCAACTCGCCCGGCGCGTACGGCACCCGCCACGTCAGATGGAGCTTGCCCGCGCTGCCGTTCGGGCTGGTGTAGCTGCCGGGGTAGGGGCCGTCGGTGAAGGTCTTGTCGTCGCCGGTGGCTTCCGTGGTCTCCAGGTACGCCCGGCCGTCGGTGGTCTTCTTGGTGTCGAAGGTCCGGGTGCCGAGGGACCTGCCGTTGAGGAACAGCTCGACCTCGGGGACGTTGGCGTACGCCCACACCTCGACCGTGTCGCCCTTGCCGTGGTTCCAGGTCATCGGAACGAGATGGACCATCGGCTCGTCGACCCACTGGCTGCGGAAGAGGTGGTACATGTCCTTCGGGAAACCGGCGGTGTCGACCGCGCCGAAGAAGGACGCCTTCACCGGGAAGACGTCGTACGGCGTCGGCTCCCCGATGTAGTCGATCCCGGACCACAGGAACTGCCCGGCGAACCACTTGCGGTCCCGGTCCTTCTTGTGGCCGTACTCGCCGCTCATGGTCCAGGAGGCGAGGTTGTTGTCGTAGGACGAGGTCTCCCGCCTGCCGGGGGTGTGGTTCTCGCCGGTGTTGAGGTGCTCGGGCTCCTGGTAGGCGCCCCGCGTCGAGGTCTCGGAGGACGACTCGGACTCGAAGAGGAACAGGTGCGGGTAGGCGGTGTGCAGTTGGTCCACCGACTTGGCCGTGTTGTAGTTCAGACCGAGACCGTCCAGCTTGGCCAGCATCAGATCGGCCGCCGAGCCCTTGGCGGGCAGGCGGCGGTACTTGTCGGAGCCGATGATCAGCGGGCGGGTGTCGTCGGCCGCCTTGATCGCGGCGATGATCCGGTCGGCCATGGCGAGCCCGGCGGTGGAGGTGGAGTCGGGGATCTCGTTGCCGATCGACCACAGCAGCACCGCGGGCGAGTTGCGGGCCGCGAGGACCATCTCGGTCGCGTCCCGTTCGCACCACTCGTCGAAGAACCGGCCGTAGTCGTAACGGGTCTTGGGGGTCCTCCAGCAGTCGAAGGCCTCCACCAGCATCACGATGCCCAGCTCCTCGCAGACCTGGATCATCTCCGGGGAGGGCGGGTTGTGGGAGGTGCGGAAGGCGTTGACGCCCATCGACTTCATGAGGGTCATCTGTCTGCGGATCGCGTCGACGCTGACGGCCGCGCCGAGGGCACCCAGGTCGTGGTGGAGGTCGACGCCCTTGATCTTGTGGTGGGTGCCGTTGAGGTGGAAGCCCTCGTCCGGGTCGAAACGGAAGGTGCGGAAGCCGAAGGGGGTGCGGTAGGTGTCCGTCGTGGTGCCGCCGACGCGCAGGTCGGTCTGCACGGTGTAGCGGTGCTGCGGTGTTTCGAGGTCCCACACCTTCGGTTCGGGGACCGTGAGTTCGTGGGTCTCGGTGGCCCTGTCGCTGACGGCGACCGTGGAGGAGGTACGGGCGACCGTGCGGC from Streptomyces sp. CC0208 carries:
- a CDS encoding glycoside hydrolase family 2 TIM barrel-domain containing protein; amino-acid sequence: MTVTRRTVLFASTAAPAAGVLSATPAARAAESAGHGSGRRTVALRDGWRFALVDPGGITDPTGQYADAAAPGHDDSGWREVAVPHDWSIELAPTPQNGTTSGTGFFPGGLGWYRLAFTLPAALAGKRISVEFDGVYMDAYVYCNGAEAGRHPYGYTGFALDLTDLLHTDGTTENVIAVKVRNRLPSSRWYSGSGIYREARLVVTDPVHVERWGTRVTTPELTGKRGLVRVATSVVNASGTGTDVEVVTRIVDPRGRTVARTSSTVAVSDRATETHELTVPEPKVWDLETPQHRYTVQTDLRVGGTTTDTYRTPFGFRTFRFDPDEGFHLNGTHHKIKGVDLHHDLGALGAAVSVDAIRRQMTLMKSMGVNAFRTSHNPPSPEMIQVCEELGIVMLVEAFDCWRTPKTRYDYGRFFDEWCERDATEMVLAARNSPAVLLWSIGNEIPDSTSTAGLAMADRIIAAIKAADDTRPLIIGSDKYRRLPAKGSAADLMLAKLDGLGLNYNTAKSVDQLHTAYPHLFLFESESSSETSTRGAYQEPEHLNTGENHTPGRRETSSYDNNLASWTMSGEYGHKKDRDRKWFAGQFLWSGIDYIGEPTPYDVFPVKASFFGAVDTAGFPKDMYHLFRSQWVDEPMVHLVPMTWNHGKGDTVEVWAYANVPEVELFLNGRSLGTRTFDTKKTTDGRAYLETTEATGDDKTFTDGPYPGSYTSPNGSAGKLHLTWRVPYAPGELKAVARRNGRTVATDVLRTAGRPHAVRLTADRTSLAADGRSLVFVTADVVDARGVVVPDAEHLISFAVSGGSLAGLDNGREESAERYQASTRTAFHGKALAIVRAGTEPGVLKVTARADGLRAGTAKVRTTPSRSAAFTEPAVFAPDHPAPANHPTADASYSGRPDTLPAAMLDGDPATGWSNAFSKAATALLPAFSGARAEDWVAVDYGRTRTFDRAEISFTLSATHSLPASVEAAVWDGTRYVPVEGASVTWATASGEPTVITFDALRGSRLRLTLTSAYPGETRGAVRIGRLDVPGS